The following proteins are co-located in the Gemmatimonadota bacterium genome:
- a CDS encoding nitrate reductase, which translates to MLINTSPRRPDRERVRNIKEALREALSLSDDMTVTVTELTCLEEGCAPVETVIGLLRPDAPQLQCKLHKSIESVDAEDLVQVCKAWGFDAPKTVLEYPANP; encoded by the coding sequence ATGTTGATCAACACGTCACCCCGTCGCCCGGACCGCGAACGGGTCCGAAACATCAAAGAGGCATTGCGCGAAGCACTGAGCCTTTCCGATGACATGACGGTCACGGTCACCGAACTGACGTGTCTCGAAGAAGGTTGCGCGCCTGTCGAAACGGTGATCGGCCTGCTTCGGCCCGATGCGCCACAGCTTCAGTGCAAGCTGCACAAGTCCATTGAATCCGTTGACGCCGAAGACCTGGTCCAGGTCTGCAAGGCGTGGGGCTTTGACGCCCCGAAGACCGTCCTCGAATACCCAGCAAACCCTTAA
- a CDS encoding GTP-binding protein, which translates to MISPQKVPVSILTGFLGSGKTTLLNRILTEEHGKRIAVIENEYGEVGIDQALVIDADEEIFEMSNGCICCTVRGDLIRVLSNLMKRRDKFDYVLVETTGLADPGPVAQTFFMDDEIRDEYALDGIVTLVDAAHIEQQLGRSDESTEQIAFADVLVLNKTDLVNDEVLDRLEARLREMNRMAKVVRSERAEVPVDTVLNLEAFDLDDVLERRPTFLEPEYPFEWTGVYSLDAGRYELSLADGPDPEMSLVVVPEQGTDDAALREGAEWCVRRYAETAKDLGPGDEIPVGKHVNLQLDSTGRKSFFLKVGRQTRVGLYAQHTADEFDIQLRNADEETIAHEVERTWVAQHEHDDEVGSIAIEHEGDVDPDRLNRWLSTLLMERGVDIFRMKGFISLAGESRRFVFQGVHMLFDGQPDREWGDDPRHNQLVFIGRNLDEQDMRQGFNACLV; encoded by the coding sequence ATGATCTCGCCGCAAAAAGTACCTGTTTCCATCCTCACCGGCTTCCTCGGATCCGGGAAGACGACCCTGCTCAACCGGATCCTGACCGAGGAGCACGGCAAGCGGATCGCCGTGATCGAGAACGAATATGGGGAGGTCGGCATCGATCAGGCCCTCGTCATCGACGCAGACGAAGAAATCTTCGAGATGTCAAACGGCTGTATCTGCTGCACGGTGCGCGGAGACCTCATTCGCGTGCTCAGCAATCTCATGAAGCGACGCGACAAGTTCGACTATGTGCTGGTGGAGACCACGGGGCTCGCCGATCCCGGTCCGGTGGCCCAGACCTTCTTCATGGATGACGAAATCCGCGACGAGTACGCCCTTGACGGGATCGTCACGCTCGTCGATGCCGCCCACATCGAGCAGCAGCTCGGTCGTAGCGACGAAAGCACCGAGCAAATCGCCTTCGCGGACGTCCTGGTGCTCAACAAGACGGACCTTGTCAACGACGAAGTACTCGACCGGCTCGAAGCGCGGCTCCGGGAAATGAACCGAATGGCCAAAGTCGTGCGCAGCGAACGGGCAGAGGTTCCCGTCGACACGGTGCTCAACCTCGAAGCCTTCGACCTGGACGATGTACTCGAGCGTCGTCCCACTTTCCTCGAGCCCGAATACCCCTTTGAATGGACCGGCGTCTATTCACTCGATGCCGGCCGTTACGAACTCAGCCTCGCCGATGGACCCGATCCGGAGATGTCACTCGTCGTCGTGCCGGAGCAGGGCACGGATGACGCCGCCCTTCGTGAGGGCGCGGAGTGGTGTGTGCGAAGGTACGCCGAAACCGCGAAGGACCTTGGCCCGGGCGATGAGATTCCTGTTGGGAAGCATGTGAATCTTCAACTCGACTCCACGGGGCGCAAGTCCTTCTTCCTGAAGGTTGGCAGGCAGACGCGGGTCGGCCTCTATGCCCAGCACACCGCAGATGAATTCGATATCCAGTTGAGGAACGCAGACGAAGAGACCATCGCGCATGAGGTCGAGCGCACCTGGGTCGCGCAGCATGAGCACGACGACGAAGTGGGCTCGATCGCCATCGAACATGAGGGCGATGTCGATCCCGACCGGCTCAACAGGTGGCTTAGTACACTGCTCATGGAACGCGGGGTGGACATCTTCCGCATGAAAGGCTTCATCAGCCTCGCGGGCGAGTCCCGTCGCTTCGTCTTCCAGGGAGTCCACATGCTCTTCGACGGGCAGCCGGATCGCGAATGGGGGGACGATCCCCGCCACAACCAACTCGTTTTCATCGGCCGCAACCTCGATGAGCAGGACATGCGGCAAGGGTTCAATGCATGTCTGGTTTGA